The Gracilibacillus caseinilyticus genome segment AAGGCTGGCTAAATGCAAAGCTGTATGCGACGGAGTGTTTTACTACCCGTGCTAATTGATCCTGTAACATCATAAAACCACCCCTTGCGAAATTATTACTTACGAAAAATTTATGTTAAAATAGGGGAAATATGATTTTTCGTGATGTTTGTTACGAATTTGTAATATATGTATCCAGGAAGGAAGGAAGACGACTGATGTCAAAAAGTGAACAACAATATTTAGATTTATGTAAAAAAGTATTAAAAGAAGGTACATCCAAAGAAGATCGTACTAATACCGGAACATATTCGATTTTCGGTCATCAAATGCGCTTTAATTTAGCGGAAGGTTTTCCATTATTAACAACCAAAAAAGTTCCTTTTCGCTTAATTGTTAGCGAATTACTATGGTTTATGAAAGGCGATACGAACATCCGGTACTTGCTGCAGCATAATAATAATATTTGGAATGAATGGGCTTTTAAAAACTGGGTCGAGAGTGAAGACTACCAAGGTCCTGACATGGATGATTTTGGCCACCGTTCTCTAACAGATCCAGCCTTCAAGCAGCAATATGACGAACAAATGGCGGTGTTTAAGAAGCAAATATTAGAAGACGATCAATTCGCTGCAACCTATGGTAACCTTGGATCTGTATATGGAAAGCAATGGAGACAGTGGCAAACATCGCAAAATGAAACGATCGATCAATTAA includes the following:
- a CDS encoding thymidylate synthase, with the protein product MSKSEQQYLDLCKKVLKEGTSKEDRTNTGTYSIFGHQMRFNLAEGFPLLTTKKVPFRLIVSELLWFMKGDTNIRYLLQHNNNIWNEWAFKNWVESEDYQGPDMDDFGHRSLTDPAFKQQYDEQMAVFKKQILEDDQFAATYGNLGSVYGKQWRQWQTSQNETIDQLKEVVEAIKQNPYSRRHIVSAWNPEDVPTMALPPCHTMFQFYVADGKLSCQLYQRSGDIFLGVPFNIASYALLTLLVAQECGLESGEFIHTFGDAHIYSNHIEQVKEQLSRDPKALPSVHIKEGVSIFDIELNDITLENYQPHPAIKAPVAV